A genomic segment from Verrucomicrobiota bacterium encodes:
- a CDS encoding DNA-3-methyladenine glycosylase 2, with product MSSRATFFGVCDYDLSATLSSGQAFRWCERGGAWDGVVAARFVKLLQVAGGIRAETPAPQHDWRWLADYLQVGADYGGIIATFPRDRPMQAALEACRGLRLLRQDPWECLASFICSSTKQIVQIQEIVGLLCQRFGEPVESDGEPRFAFPSAEQIARGTETRLRACKMGFRAPNLLATARRVASGETRLDQLGAMPCAEARSALMELPGVGPKIADCVLLFAYGFQQAFPVDVWVRRALCHLYFRGRHVSVARLTRFAASHFGAWGGYAQQYLFHHARTTSRAAAQRARKP from the coding sequence ATGAGTTCGCGCGCGACCTTCTTCGGCGTTTGCGATTACGACCTCTCGGCGACTCTCTCCTCGGGACAGGCGTTCCGCTGGTGCGAACGCGGCGGCGCGTGGGATGGCGTCGTCGCCGCGCGCTTCGTCAAACTCCTCCAGGTCGCCGGGGGCATCCGCGCCGAGACCCCAGCGCCGCAACACGACTGGCGCTGGCTCGCGGACTACCTTCAAGTCGGGGCCGATTATGGCGGCATCATTGCCACGTTCCCGCGCGACCGGCCGATGCAAGCCGCGCTCGAGGCCTGCCGCGGACTGCGATTGCTCCGGCAGGACCCGTGGGAATGCCTCGCCTCCTTCATCTGCTCCTCGACCAAGCAAATCGTGCAAATCCAGGAAATCGTCGGACTGCTCTGCCAGCGGTTTGGCGAACCGGTCGAGTCCGATGGCGAACCGCGCTTTGCATTTCCGTCCGCAGAACAAATCGCGCGCGGGACGGAGACACGGCTCCGCGCGTGCAAGATGGGATTCCGCGCGCCCAACCTGCTCGCGACCGCCCGGCGGGTGGCCTCGGGAGAAACACGTCTGGATCAACTTGGCGCCATGCCATGCGCCGAAGCGCGCTCCGCGTTGATGGAGCTTCCCGGTGTCGGGCCGAAGATCGCGGACTGCGTATTGCTCTTCGCCTACGGGTTTCAGCAGGCGTTTCCTGTGGACGTCTGGGTGCGGCGGGCGCTTTGCCACCTGTATTTCCGTGGCCGCCACGTGTCCGTGGCGCGCCTCACGCGGTTTGCCGCGTCGCACTTCGGCGCGTGGGGCGGCTATGCGCAGCAATACCTGTTTCATCACGCGCGGACGACATCGCGGGCAGCGGCGCAACGCGCACGAAAGCCTTGA
- a CDS encoding 2-phosphosulfolactate phosphatase encodes MRHIEVLFTPAEFEALAHRDLSSATCVVFDVLRATTSILTAIQNGADAVIPVSDITEAVAWSKRRPDVLLAGERDGLRITAALSGGTDFDFGNSPREFTPGAVAGRTLVMTTTNGTRALRACLGAAHIIVAGFVNLGPVANWLVRANPGRLFIVCSGTGEAAALEDCLAAGALVAAMPKPGAATCMSDSAHMARELFCAVRGDLPGAVSMARNARRLLGNPELREDVAICLRRDVVGVVAGLDPEGAVRRLVLPAGGDDEPDGGVASTAAL; translated from the coding sequence ATGCGCCACATCGAAGTGCTGTTCACGCCCGCCGAGTTCGAGGCGCTCGCACATCGGGACTTGTCGTCCGCGACGTGCGTTGTGTTCGACGTGCTGCGCGCGACCACTTCCATCCTCACCGCAATTCAAAACGGCGCGGACGCGGTCATTCCGGTCTCCGACATCACCGAAGCCGTCGCATGGAGCAAGCGCCGGCCGGACGTGTTGCTCGCCGGGGAACGCGACGGCTTGCGCATCACCGCAGCCCTCTCGGGCGGAACGGACTTTGACTTCGGGAACTCTCCGCGTGAATTCACACCCGGGGCGGTGGCGGGGCGGACCCTCGTGATGACCACCACCAACGGCACGCGGGCGTTGCGGGCGTGCCTCGGAGCGGCTCACATCATCGTGGCGGGATTTGTCAACCTCGGCCCCGTGGCGAACTGGCTTGTGCGCGCCAATCCCGGGCGGTTGTTCATCGTGTGCAGCGGCACGGGCGAGGCGGCGGCGCTGGAGGATTGCCTCGCTGCCGGCGCGCTCGTGGCCGCCATGCCGAAGCCCGGCGCGGCGACGTGCATGAGCGATTCGGCGCACATGGCGCGGGAGCTTTTTTGCGCAGTCCGCGGCGACTTGCCCGGCGCGGTATCGATGGCCCGGAATGCGAGGCGTCTCCTCGGGAATCCGGAACTGCGGGAGGACGTGGCCATTTGCCTCCGCCGCGATGTCGTCGGGGTTGTGGCCGGGCTCGACCCGGAGGGCGCGGTGCGACGGCTTGTTTTGCCTGCGGGCGGGGACGACGAACCAGACGGCGGCGTTGCCTCAACGGCGGCGCTTTGA
- a CDS encoding NUDIX domain-containing protein translates to MRPEVFDVVNKHDHVVGRRFRADVHRLGLMHRAVHVLVFNAKGHLYLQKRSHHKDTFPGAWDSSASGHLGTGETYDPCALRELHEEIGVVPKRAPQRLFKVDACVETGQEFVWVYTLLHDGPFRINPAEVEFASFFRAEDVDRWMAERPRDFADAFRLIWKWYRHGRPKPKPKKASKPPTSRKPPMRPLAKRRPLPKRRATAKPAKHRSSARVKSKRRR, encoded by the coding sequence ATGAGGCCTGAGGTTTTTGACGTCGTCAACAAGCACGACCACGTCGTCGGCCGACGGTTTCGGGCGGACGTGCACCGGCTTGGGCTGATGCACCGCGCCGTGCACGTGCTGGTTTTCAACGCCAAGGGTCACCTCTACTTGCAGAAACGGTCGCACCACAAGGACACCTTTCCGGGCGCGTGGGATTCCTCGGCCTCGGGACACCTCGGCACGGGCGAGACTTACGATCCGTGCGCCCTGCGCGAACTTCACGAGGAAATTGGCGTTGTCCCGAAGCGCGCGCCTCAGCGGCTGTTCAAGGTGGACGCCTGCGTCGAGACGGGGCAGGAATTTGTGTGGGTCTACACGCTGCTGCACGACGGGCCGTTCCGAATCAACCCGGCCGAAGTCGAGTTTGCCTCGTTCTTTCGCGCCGAGGATGTCGATCGCTGGATGGCGGAGCGCCCGCGTGACTTCGCGGATGCCTTTCGACTGATCTGGAAATGGTATCGTCACGGCCGGCCCAAGCCCAAGCCGAAGAAGGCATCAAAGCCTCCCACGTCCCGCAAGCCACCGATGCGTCCGCTGGCGAAGCGCCGTCCTCTCCCGAAACGCCGCGCGACCGCAAAGCCCGCGAAACACCGGAGCAGCGCCCGTGTGAAATCAAAGCGCCGCCGTTGA
- the rsmA gene encoding ribosomal RNA small subunit methyltransferase A, translated as MTLSDMRQLLAGRGLMLTKSLGQNFLHDTNQLERILDAAGVQAGDRVFEIGPGLGPLTALLLARRAAVFAIEIDERLCELLRGRLARNIGRFPPPNSRGQPQPAEPPGGAAPAGRFELRRDDALDFLKRKSRDWSGWKLVANLPYSVASPILVELAKASHPPDLMAVTLQHEVVKRATAEPGTKAYGVLTLLLQLRFEARSSFQIPRTCFFPEPDVDSACLTLVRRSETLLPAAESRTFERVVKRAFSQRRKMMFKLLTCEWPAAALEPAFAIAGIDLRTRAEAVPLGRFIALARALHPTKSPHEA; from the coding sequence ATGACACTCTCAGACATGCGCCAGTTGCTCGCCGGCCGGGGCCTCATGCTCACGAAATCGCTCGGGCAGAATTTTCTGCACGACACGAACCAGCTCGAACGGATCCTTGACGCCGCAGGCGTCCAGGCCGGCGACCGCGTCTTCGAGATCGGGCCGGGACTGGGTCCGCTCACCGCACTGCTGCTGGCGCGGCGCGCGGCGGTGTTTGCGATCGAGATCGATGAGCGGCTTTGCGAACTCCTGCGCGGACGCCTTGCCCGAAACATCGGACGCTTTCCACCACCCAATTCGCGCGGGCAACCGCAGCCGGCAGAGCCGCCTGGCGGCGCCGCGCCGGCGGGACGATTCGAATTGAGGCGCGATGACGCGCTGGATTTCCTCAAGCGCAAGTCGCGGGACTGGTCCGGCTGGAAACTCGTGGCCAACCTCCCCTACTCCGTGGCGTCGCCAATCCTCGTGGAACTTGCGAAAGCCAGCCACCCGCCCGACCTGATGGCGGTGACGCTCCAGCACGAAGTCGTGAAGCGTGCCACCGCGGAGCCCGGCACCAAGGCATACGGCGTGCTCACGCTCCTGCTTCAGCTCCGCTTCGAGGCGCGGAGTTCGTTCCAGATACCCCGGACCTGTTTCTTTCCCGAGCCCGACGTGGACTCGGCGTGCTTGACCTTGGTCCGGCGAAGCGAAACTCTCCTGCCCGCAGCCGAGAGCAGGACGTTCGAGCGCGTGGTGAAGCGCGCCTTCTCGCAGCGACGCAAGATGATGTTCAAGCTCCTCACTTGTGAATGGCCGGCCGCCGCTCTCGAACCGGCATTCGCCATCGCTGGAATCGACCTGCGGACCCGCGCAGAAGCCGTCCCGCTCGGGCGCTTCATCGCGCTGGCGCGCGCCCTGCACCCAACGAAGTCGCCGCATGAGGCCTGA
- a CDS encoding aspartate aminotransferase family protein yields the protein MTATTLTLLRDYESRNVTFIEDDGSWPIVWQRAQGVHVRDAEGRKYLDLTAAFGVASAGHANPRVVGAARRQMETLLHAMGDVHPHRLKAELARELSRMTFGRWARAKFKVPADRGKSIFCNSGFEAVEAALKTAMLATGRRGIVAFQGAYHGLGYGALNATHRPHFRGAFESQLGMFGRFVPFPGTTSELAATKRSLERELRTRSVGAVLVEPVQGRGGIRVPPMGFLAMLRRLCHAHGTLLVADEILTGFGRTGHWFACERERVAPDMICLGKALTGGFPLSACVGRADLMDAAWPASTGEAIHTSTFLGHPVGCAMALATIAEIRGLKLVTRSRRLGAWLRAALSKVQNPKSKVICRARGIGLMAGLELTRPDGTPATAEALGIVKSMLRRGFILLPEGGHSNVVSFTPPLTIKAAQLKAAVAALQSCLPES from the coding sequence ATGACAGCCACGACGCTCACCCTGCTGCGCGATTACGAATCGCGAAACGTCACCTTCATCGAGGACGATGGCTCGTGGCCAATCGTCTGGCAACGCGCGCAGGGCGTTCATGTGAGGGACGCCGAAGGCCGGAAGTATCTGGATCTCACGGCCGCCTTCGGCGTGGCCTCGGCGGGTCACGCCAACCCGCGCGTCGTCGGCGCGGCGCGACGCCAGATGGAGACGCTGCTGCACGCGATGGGCGATGTGCATCCGCACCGGCTCAAGGCGGAACTGGCCCGTGAACTGAGCCGCATGACTTTCGGGCGATGGGCGCGGGCAAAGTTCAAGGTCCCGGCAGACCGCGGGAAGTCCATTTTCTGCAACTCGGGCTTCGAGGCAGTGGAAGCTGCGCTCAAGACGGCGATGCTCGCGACAGGCCGGCGCGGAATCGTGGCGTTTCAGGGGGCGTATCATGGCCTCGGCTACGGCGCGCTCAACGCGACGCATCGCCCGCACTTTCGCGGTGCGTTCGAATCGCAACTCGGGATGTTCGGACGTTTCGTCCCATTCCCCGGGACGACCTCGGAACTCGCGGCAACGAAACGGTCGCTGGAGCGGGAACTTCGGACGCGCAGCGTCGGCGCCGTGCTTGTCGAACCCGTGCAAGGTCGCGGCGGGATTCGAGTGCCGCCGATGGGGTTCCTGGCGATGCTCCGGCGCCTTTGCCACGCGCACGGGACGTTGCTCGTCGCCGACGAGATACTGACGGGCTTCGGCCGGACCGGACACTGGTTCGCCTGCGAGCGCGAACGCGTCGCGCCCGACATGATCTGCCTCGGCAAGGCGCTGACCGGCGGCTTTCCGCTCTCGGCATGTGTGGGACGGGCCGACCTGATGGATGCCGCGTGGCCGGCGTCGACGGGCGAGGCGATTCACACGAGCACATTCCTCGGCCATCCCGTTGGCTGCGCGATGGCGCTGGCGACCATTGCCGAGATTCGCGGGCTCAAGCTCGTCACGCGGAGCAGGCGGCTCGGTGCCTGGTTGCGGGCGGCATTGTCCAAGGTCCAGAATCCGAAATCCAAAGTCATCTGTCGCGCGCGCGGCATTGGATTGATGGCCGGCCTCGAACTCACACGCCCGGACGGCACACCGGCCACCGCCGAGGCACTCGGCATTGTGAAGTCGATGCTCCGACGCGGTTTCATCCTGCTGCCCGAGGGCGGGCATTCGAACGTGGTGAGTTTCACCCCGCCGCTCACGATCAAGGCGGCTCAGCTCAAGGCCGCAGTGGCGGCGCTGCAGTCGTGCCTGCCCGAGTCATGA
- a CDS encoding radical SAM protein yields MLVINEIYASVQGESTFAGLPCVFVRLTACNLRCSYCDTAYAFTEGKKLAVADVLARVRELARPFAGSVGSHRTPLVELTGGEPLLQPNSIPLMKALCDDGFTVLLETSGALDISQVDDRVRRIMDLKCPSSGECDRNRWENLALLRATDEIKFVIGTVEDYAWAKRQMAEHHLALKCPLLFSWVAPLASHQQDKSLRPVPAGQTPLTRAGLVERIIADALPVRFQLQLHKAIWPPDRRGV; encoded by the coding sequence ATGCTGGTCATCAACGAAATCTACGCGAGCGTGCAAGGCGAGAGCACGTTTGCCGGATTGCCATGCGTCTTCGTGCGGCTCACGGCGTGCAACCTGCGCTGCTCGTATTGCGACACGGCCTACGCGTTCACGGAGGGGAAAAAGCTCGCGGTCGCCGACGTGCTCGCGCGCGTCCGCGAACTCGCCCGGCCCTTCGCCGGATCGGTCGGGAGTCATCGCACGCCGCTCGTCGAACTCACCGGCGGCGAGCCCTTGCTCCAGCCGAACTCCATTCCGCTGATGAAGGCGCTCTGCGATGACGGCTTCACCGTGCTTCTTGAAACAAGCGGCGCGCTCGACATCTCCCAGGTGGACGACCGGGTGCGCCGCATCATGGACCTCAAGTGCCCGAGCAGCGGCGAGTGCGACCGCAACCGATGGGAAAACCTCGCGCTCCTGCGCGCGACAGACGAGATCAAGTTCGTCATCGGCACCGTGGAAGACTACGCGTGGGCGAAGCGGCAGATGGCGGAGCATCACCTCGCGCTGAAGTGTCCCCTGCTCTTCTCATGGGTCGCGCCGCTCGCATCGCATCAACAGGACAAATCGCTCCGGCCGGTTCCGGCCGGACAAACGCCGCTCACGCGGGCGGGGCTAGTGGAGAGGATCATTGCCGATGCCCTGCCCGTGCGATTTCAACTGCAACTTCACAAGGCCATCTGGCCGCCGGACCGGAGAGGCGTGTGA
- the secA gene encoding preprotein translocase subunit SecA, with translation MLGFIFRKIIGSKNDREVKRMRPVVRQINEIELTLQPLPADVLREKTAAWKAELSQIKDDAELARRLDEILPEAFAVVKNTCRRLCGTEVPVRGHPLKWEMVPFDVQLIGGMALHRGTISEMATGEGKTLVATLPVFLNALSGRGVHVVTVNDYLAARDSEWMGAVYKFLGLTVGCILHDQSPSVRREQYHCDITYGTNAEFGFDYLRDNGMATSLEEQVQRGHHFAIVDEVDSILIDEARTPLIISGPAVAAADNKNYDELKPAIESLVRAQVRLCDRVLDDAAKIVKRLRPEDGPPPANPEALERELGMLLFRVKTGQPKSHGLLRLLEDPENLKLMNKYELELHADQKKVELYAQKEELFFAIEEKSHEADLTEKGRKFLSPSDPDGFVMPDIIMAFHEIDHGPEADARKRMEAKAKVQADFEVKAEKIHTISQLLKAYCLYEREVQYVVLENKVIIVDEHTGRLMTGRRWSDGLHQAVEAKEGVEIERETQTLATITIQNYFRLYHKLAGMTGTAETEAQEFLDIYKLGCLVIPTNRPVARTDRNDSVYKTKREKYEAVTGEIQRIHSEGRPILVGTISVEVSELLSKMLKKAGIIHSVLNAKYHQQEAEIVSRAGQRGSVTIATNMAGRGTDIKLGPGIAELGGLHVLATERHESRRIDRQLRGRCARQGDPGSSHFFLSLEDDLMRLFGSDRIGKVMERLGQEEGQELEHPLLNRSIQTAQKRVEQHNFQARKRTLEYDDVMNKQREVIYGFRNEIILGHDVRDRLMDIMEEVVLDKVAQFTNAEVDPHEWNIRGLSDWVGLTFPIPMTEQQITETADKASELPLTGSLYDGLTAGQFAICTFIAKAVRDAYELKIGFEDAEQLKSIERYTILSAVDKLWQEHLYAMDGLRHSIGLRGYGQRDPLIEYKIEASKVFDDLMVSIKSEICHNIFRSASSLMAFENFLRNIPQVTSHQETSAFGPTGQADQQKASDVVSEAAVAAEAEKARPIRTGPKVGRNDPCPCNSGKKFKHCCGR, from the coding sequence ATGCTCGGCTTCATCTTCAGAAAAATCATCGGCTCGAAGAACGACCGCGAGGTCAAGCGGATGCGTCCGGTCGTGCGGCAGATCAACGAAATCGAGCTCACGCTGCAGCCGCTCCCGGCAGACGTGTTGCGCGAGAAGACCGCTGCCTGGAAGGCCGAACTGTCGCAAATCAAGGACGACGCCGAGCTCGCCCGGCGGCTCGATGAAATCCTGCCCGAAGCGTTTGCCGTCGTGAAGAACACCTGCCGGCGGCTGTGCGGGACGGAAGTGCCGGTGCGCGGCCATCCGCTCAAGTGGGAGATGGTGCCGTTCGACGTGCAGCTCATCGGCGGCATGGCGCTGCACCGGGGAACGATCTCCGAAATGGCCACGGGCGAGGGCAAGACGCTCGTCGCCACGCTGCCGGTCTTCCTCAACGCCCTGTCGGGCCGCGGCGTGCATGTCGTGACCGTGAACGACTATCTTGCCGCGCGCGACAGCGAGTGGATGGGGGCCGTCTACAAGTTCCTTGGCCTCACGGTCGGCTGCATCCTGCACGACCAGTCGCCGAGTGTCCGGCGCGAGCAATACCACTGCGACATCACCTACGGCACGAATGCCGAGTTCGGCTTCGACTACCTGCGCGACAACGGCATGGCCACAAGTCTTGAGGAGCAGGTGCAGCGCGGCCACCACTTCGCCATCGTGGACGAGGTGGACTCGATCCTCATCGACGAAGCACGCACCCCGCTCATCATCAGCGGGCCCGCGGTCGCGGCCGCGGACAACAAGAATTACGACGAGCTCAAGCCCGCCATCGAATCGCTCGTGCGCGCGCAGGTCCGGCTGTGCGACAGGGTGCTCGACGACGCCGCGAAAATCGTGAAACGCCTCCGCCCCGAGGACGGGCCGCCGCCGGCGAATCCCGAAGCGCTCGAGCGCGAGTTGGGAATGCTGCTTTTCCGCGTGAAGACCGGCCAGCCGAAGTCTCACGGGCTCCTGCGGCTGCTCGAAGACCCCGAGAACCTCAAGCTCATGAACAAGTATGAGCTCGAACTCCACGCCGACCAGAAGAAGGTCGAGCTCTACGCGCAAAAGGAGGAGCTGTTCTTCGCCATCGAGGAGAAGAGCCACGAGGCGGACCTGACCGAGAAAGGGCGGAAATTCCTTTCACCGAGCGACCCGGACGGCTTCGTGATGCCGGACATCATCATGGCCTTCCACGAGATCGATCACGGCCCCGAGGCCGACGCGCGCAAGCGCATGGAGGCGAAGGCCAAGGTGCAGGCGGACTTCGAGGTGAAGGCCGAGAAAATCCACACCATCAGCCAGCTCCTCAAGGCCTACTGCCTCTACGAGCGCGAAGTGCAATACGTCGTGCTCGAAAACAAGGTCATCATCGTGGACGAGCACACCGGCCGCCTCATGACCGGCCGGCGCTGGAGCGACGGACTGCACCAGGCGGTCGAGGCCAAGGAAGGCGTCGAGATCGAGCGAGAAACGCAGACGCTGGCCACGATCACGATCCAGAATTACTTCCGCCTCTACCACAAACTCGCGGGCATGACGGGCACCGCCGAGACCGAGGCGCAGGAGTTCCTCGACATCTACAAGCTCGGCTGCCTCGTCATCCCGACAAACCGCCCCGTCGCGCGCACCGACCGGAACGATTCCGTCTACAAGACCAAGCGCGAGAAATACGAGGCCGTCACTGGCGAAATCCAGCGCATCCACTCTGAGGGCCGACCGATTCTTGTCGGCACCATTTCCGTCGAGGTCAGCGAGTTGCTGTCCAAGATGCTGAAAAAGGCCGGCATCATCCACTCCGTCCTCAACGCGAAGTATCACCAGCAGGAAGCCGAGATCGTCTCGCGCGCGGGCCAGCGCGGCAGCGTGACCATCGCCACGAACATGGCCGGCCGCGGCACCGACATCAAACTCGGTCCCGGCATTGCAGAACTCGGCGGCTTGCACGTGCTCGCCACCGAACGGCACGAGTCGCGCCGCATCGACCGCCAGCTCCGCGGCCGTTGCGCGCGCCAGGGCGACCCCGGCTCGTCGCATTTCTTCCTCTCGCTGGAGGACGACCTGATGCGGCTCTTCGGCTCCGACCGCATTGGCAAGGTCATGGAGCGGCTCGGGCAGGAGGAAGGCCAGGAGCTCGAGCACCCGCTCCTCAACCGCTCCATCCAGACTGCCCAAAAGCGCGTCGAACAGCACAACTTCCAGGCCCGCAAGCGCACGCTCGAATACGACGACGTGATGAACAAGCAGCGCGAAGTCATCTACGGCTTCCGCAACGAGATCATCCTCGGCCACGACGTGCGCGACCGGCTCATGGACATCATGGAGGAGGTCGTGCTGGACAAGGTCGCCCAGTTCACGAACGCCGAGGTGGACCCACATGAGTGGAACATCCGCGGCCTCTCCGACTGGGTCGGGCTCACGTTCCCGATCCCGATGACCGAGCAGCAAATCACGGAGACCGCCGACAAGGCCTCGGAACTTCCCCTGACCGGGTCGCTCTACGACGGGCTCACGGCCGGGCAGTTTGCGATCTGCACCTTCATCGCCAAGGCCGTTCGCGACGCCTACGAGTTGAAGATCGGGTTTGAGGACGCCGAACAACTCAAAAGCATCGAGCGCTACACGATCCTCAGCGCCGTGGACAAGTTGTGGCAGGAACACCTCTACGCGATGGACGGCCTCCGCCACAGCATCGGCTTGCGCGGCTACGGCCAGCGCGACCCGCTCATCGAATACAAGATCGAGGCGAGCAAGGTCTTCGACGACCTCATGGTCAGCATCAAGTCCGAGATCTGCCACAACATCTTCCGCAGCGCCTCGTCGCTCATGGCGTTCGAGAATTTCCTCCGCAACATCCCGCAGGTCACGAGCCATCAGGAAACCAGCGCGTTCGGCCCGACCGGCCAGGCGGACCAGCAGAAAGCCTCCGACGTCGTCAGCGAGGCCGCAGTCGCGGCGGAAGCCGAGAAGGCCCGGCCCATCCGCACCGGCCCGAAGGTCGGCCGCAACGACCCTTGCCCTTGCAACAGCGGGAAGAAGTTCAAGCACTGCTGCGGGCGCTGA